The Sphingomonas alpina genome has a segment encoding these proteins:
- a CDS encoding acyl-CoA dehydrogenase family protein: MHFELDDDHRMLKDLVRRFVDTELLPHEAGVLAREAAGESKELATDDRVRIDAVSRDMGLWGLDAPANIGGMDLPQVAMVGVNEELARTVVPYILPPDSPNLRMLTATVTERQRDAYLMPYVRGETISAIGISEPGAGSDPSGMTTRAVRDGDDWVLNGHKIWITRADEADFTIVMAVTEKREGARNGISAFLVDRDAPGFNVLRRIAMLGGEATYELVLEDCRVPGWKLLGQEGDGFAPMQVRLGTRRVEMAAWSIGMAQRALDMLIDYAPQRTTFGQPLSQRQAIQFWAADAATRIHAARLMTYDCAWKLDQGRDVRQEISMIKAYATEMAYEVVDHVMQAFGAMGMTRELPLHLMASKLRTMRIYDGPTEVHQWVVARNLFGMKR, encoded by the coding sequence ATGCATTTCGAACTCGATGACGACCACCGGATGCTCAAGGATCTGGTGCGACGTTTCGTCGATACCGAATTGCTGCCGCATGAAGCCGGCGTGCTGGCGCGCGAGGCGGCCGGCGAGTCCAAGGAACTCGCCACCGACGATCGCGTGCGCATCGACGCGGTGTCGCGCGACATGGGCTTGTGGGGCCTGGATGCACCGGCCAATATCGGCGGAATGGATTTGCCGCAGGTGGCGATGGTCGGGGTCAATGAGGAACTTGCCCGCACCGTCGTCCCCTATATCCTGCCGCCGGATTCGCCCAATCTGCGCATGCTGACGGCGACCGTCACCGAGCGCCAGCGCGACGCCTATCTCATGCCCTATGTGCGCGGCGAGACGATCTCCGCGATCGGCATTTCAGAACCCGGTGCCGGCTCCGATCCATCGGGCATGACCACCCGCGCAGTGCGCGACGGGGACGACTGGGTACTCAACGGCCACAAGATCTGGATTACCCGCGCCGACGAGGCCGACTTCACCATCGTCATGGCGGTGACCGAGAAGCGCGAGGGCGCGCGCAACGGCATCTCCGCCTTCCTGGTCGATCGCGATGCGCCTGGTTTCAACGTGCTCCGCCGCATCGCCATGCTCGGCGGCGAAGCAACCTATGAGCTGGTGCTGGAGGACTGCCGCGTGCCCGGCTGGAAGCTGCTGGGACAGGAAGGCGACGGCTTTGCGCCGATGCAGGTCCGGCTCGGCACGCGGCGGGTCGAAATGGCCGCCTGGTCGATCGGCATGGCGCAGCGCGCGCTCGACATGCTGATCGACTATGCGCCGCAACGCACGACTTTCGGCCAGCCGCTGTCGCAGCGCCAGGCGATCCAGTTCTGGGCCGCCGACGCCGCGACTCGCATCCATGCCGCGCGGCTGATGACCTATGATTGCGCCTGGAAGCTCGATCAGGGCCGCGATGTCCGACAGGAGATCTCGATGATCAAGGCCTATGCCACCGAAATGGCCTATGAGGTGGTCGACCATGTCATGCAGGCGTTCGGGGCGATGGGCATGACGCGGGAATTGCCGCTGCACCTGATGGCATCGAAGCTGCGCACGATGCGCATCTATGACGGGCCGACCGAGGTCCACCAATGGGTCGTGGCCCGCAATTTGTTCGGAATGAAACGCTGA
- a CDS encoding enoyl-CoA hydratase/isomerase family protein codes for MTIADHTVSIERDGDIAIVTFHRPPHNFVSIDLVGALADAFDAIDADPGCRASVLRSEGRAFCAGADLTPGTGSVDGVREDFTHALYAQAARLFGVRKPIVAAVQGAAVGAGLGLALVADFRVAAPEARFVANFVKLGFHPGFGITHSLPRLIGDQRAALMLLTGRRVTGETARDWGLVDQLVELDGLDEAARALAREIAENAPLAVQSTRATLRAGLVAAIRAATAIEALRQAELRDTEDFSEGVRSVAERRPGRFTGR; via the coding sequence ATGACCATTGCCGACCACACCGTATCGATCGAGCGCGATGGTGATATCGCCATCGTCACCTTCCATCGGCCACCACATAATTTCGTCAGTATCGATCTGGTCGGCGCGCTCGCCGATGCGTTCGACGCGATCGATGCCGATCCCGGCTGTCGTGCCAGCGTCCTGAGGTCCGAGGGCCGGGCATTCTGCGCCGGCGCTGACCTGACACCGGGGACGGGCAGCGTCGATGGCGTGCGCGAGGACTTCACCCACGCGCTCTATGCCCAGGCCGCGCGCCTGTTCGGCGTGCGCAAACCGATCGTTGCGGCAGTTCAGGGCGCGGCGGTCGGCGCCGGGCTCGGCCTCGCCCTGGTCGCCGATTTCCGCGTTGCCGCACCGGAAGCGCGCTTTGTGGCCAATTTCGTCAAGCTCGGCTTTCATCCCGGCTTCGGCATCACGCATAGCCTGCCCCGGCTGATCGGCGATCAGCGCGCGGCGTTGATGCTGCTGACCGGGCGGCGCGTCACCGGAGAAACCGCGCGCGATTGGGGCTTGGTCGACCAGTTGGTCGAGCTCGACGGTCTGGACGAGGCGGCCCGCGCCCTGGCACGCGAGATCGCCGAAAACGCCCCGCTCGCCGTGCAATCGACGCGCGCGACGCTGCGCGCCGGGCTGGTCGCAGCAATCCGCGCCGCCACCGCAATCGAAGCGTTACGCCAGGCAGAGCTGCGCGATACCGAGGATTTCAGCGAGGGCGTCCGCTCGGTCGCGGAGCGGCGGCCGGGCCGCTTCACCGGGCGCTAG
- a CDS encoding histone deacetylase family protein, translated as MRTFFDPRQLAHAPLQELHNGGFIDYSETPRRAEAIGRVLPGLELPANHGEAPILAVHDAGYIDFLRTGPARWAAAGRPGDVMGYIWPIVGRRRLKLDRIDALAGQYSLDASTPLTADTWDAAYWSAQSVLSATHAVLGGDRAAFALCRPPGHHAGADYLGGYCYLNTAAIAAQAARKAGAKRVAILDIDYHHGNGTQDIFWDRGDVFYASLHADPATDYPFFWGHADEVGEGEGTGTTLNLPLPQGATLEAFRAAQATALDAIARFGPDLLVLSFGADTWDGDPISDFKLATVDYATLARDIAARGWPTVIAMEGGYAVDALGANVTSLLSGFGQLVLNPSAR; from the coding sequence ATGCGGACATTCTTCGATCCCCGACAGCTGGCCCATGCGCCGCTTCAGGAACTGCACAATGGCGGTTTCATCGACTATTCGGAGACGCCCCGGCGCGCCGAAGCGATCGGTAGGGTGCTGCCGGGTCTCGAACTGCCAGCCAACCATGGCGAAGCGCCGATCCTCGCCGTGCACGATGCCGGCTATATCGATTTCCTCAGGACCGGCCCGGCGCGTTGGGCGGCGGCGGGTCGGCCCGGTGATGTGATGGGCTATATCTGGCCGATCGTCGGCCGGCGTAGGCTGAAGCTCGACCGCATCGATGCGCTGGCCGGACAGTACAGCCTCGATGCCTCCACCCCGTTGACTGCCGACACCTGGGACGCCGCTTACTGGAGCGCGCAGAGCGTGCTGTCGGCGACCCATGCCGTGCTTGGCGGCGACCGCGCCGCCTTCGCGCTGTGCCGCCCGCCCGGCCATCATGCCGGAGCGGATTATCTCGGCGGCTATTGCTATCTCAACACCGCCGCGATCGCTGCGCAGGCGGCGCGCAAGGCGGGGGCGAAGCGCGTCGCGATCCTCGATATCGACTATCACCACGGCAATGGCACGCAGGACATCTTCTGGGACCGCGGCGACGTCTTCTACGCCTCGCTTCATGCCGATCCGGCCACGGATTACCCCTTCTTCTGGGGCCATGCAGATGAGGTCGGCGAAGGTGAAGGGACAGGCACGACACTCAATCTGCCGTTGCCGCAGGGCGCGACGCTTGAGGCCTTTCGCGCAGCCCAGGCAACGGCGCTGGACGCGATCGCCCGGTTCGGTCCCGATCTGCTCGTCCTGAGCTTCGGCGCCGATACCTGGGACGGTGACCCGATCTCCGACTTCAAGCTCGCCACGGTCGATTATGCGACACTGGCGCGCGATATCGCAGCGCGGGGCTGGCCGACGGTCATCGCCATGGAGGGCGGCTATGCGGTCGACGCGCTGGGGGCAAACGTGACGAGCTTGTTGAGCGGCTTCGGACAGCTCGTGCTTAACCCTAGCGCCCGGTGA
- the nhaA gene encoding Na+/H+ antiporter NhaA → MSALRAFLADEAAGGIVLIVAAVLAMIAANSPLASAYFHFLHLETGPALAPALGPMTVHLWINDALMALFFLLVGLEIKRELIDGQLASPARRRLPIVAAAAGMIVPALIYLVITMGDAALRPGWAIPAATDIAFAIGVMALLGPRVPPALKLFLTTVAIVDDMGAVAIIAVAYSHGLDLGALAAAAGVLAIMAAMSRRGVRSLAPYLVAAVLLWWLVLLSGVHATVAGVLAAVFIPITPTPGSPDDEHSPLHRLEHALSPWVAFAIVPLFGFANAGVALGGMSLSVLAEPLVIGVTAGLFLGKQAGILGGIVLAERLKIAQRPKGTSWTQLYGVALLAGIGFTMSLFIGGLAFPGEAVLIDKVKIGVLAGSILSAVAGFLVLRFAAVPSKAAMEA, encoded by the coding sequence ATGTCCGCCTTGCGGGCATTCCTCGCCGACGAGGCGGCGGGCGGCATCGTGCTGATCGTCGCCGCCGTCCTGGCGATGATCGCGGCCAATTCGCCCTTGGCGTCCGCCTATTTCCACTTCCTGCATCTCGAAACCGGACCGGCGCTTGCGCCGGCGTTGGGGCCGATGACGGTGCATCTGTGGATCAACGACGCGCTGATGGCGCTGTTCTTCCTGCTCGTCGGGCTGGAGATCAAGCGTGAACTGATCGACGGACAACTCGCCAGTCCGGCGCGGCGGCGCCTGCCGATCGTCGCGGCGGCGGCGGGGATGATCGTGCCGGCGCTGATCTATCTCGTCATCACCATGGGCGATGCGGCGCTGCGCCCAGGCTGGGCAATCCCGGCGGCGACCGACATCGCCTTTGCGATCGGTGTGATGGCGCTGCTCGGCCCACGCGTGCCGCCCGCGTTGAAGCTGTTCCTGACCACGGTCGCGATTGTCGACGATATGGGCGCGGTCGCGATCATCGCGGTTGCCTATAGCCATGGCCTCGATCTTGGCGCGCTCGCGGCGGCGGCCGGTGTGCTTGCGATCATGGCGGCGATGAGCCGGCGCGGCGTGCGGTCGCTCGCTCCCTATCTCGTTGCCGCCGTCCTGCTCTGGTGGCTGGTACTGCTGTCGGGTGTGCATGCCACTGTCGCTGGCGTTCTCGCCGCAGTCTTCATCCCGATCACGCCCACGCCGGGGTCGCCCGATGACGAGCATTCGCCGCTCCACCGGCTCGAACATGCCCTCAGCCCCTGGGTCGCTTTCGCCATCGTGCCGCTGTTCGGCTTCGCCAATGCCGGGGTCGCGCTGGGCGGCATGTCGCTCTCCGTCCTCGCCGAGCCGCTGGTGATCGGCGTGACGGCGGGGCTGTTCCTCGGCAAGCAGGCCGGAATCCTCGGTGGCATCGTACTGGCCGAGCGATTGAAGATCGCGCAGCGGCCCAAGGGTACGAGCTGGACGCAACTTTACGGCGTCGCTCTGCTCGCCGGGATCGGCTTTACCATGAGCCTGTTCATCGGCGGTCTCGCATTCCCGGGCGAAGCGGTGCTGATCGACAAGGTCAAGATCGGCGTGCTCGCCGGATCGATCCTGTCGGCGGTTGCCGGGTTCCTCGTGCTGCGCTTCGCCGCAGTCCCTTCAAAAGCGGCAATGGAGGCTTGA
- a CDS encoding lysine--tRNA ligase, protein MESKAWPYEEARKLLKRYPDGKTNGPVLFETGYGPSGLPHIGTFNEVLRTTMVRNAFHALSDTPTKLIAFSDDMDGLRKVPDNVPNKDMLAQYLGKPLTRIPDPFGTHDSFAAHNNAMLRDFLDRYGFEYEFASSTDYYTNGRFDDALKSVLRHYQAILDVMLPTLRADRQATYSPVLPISPKSGIVLQVPVEVIDTDAGTIAFMDEGERIEQSILGGKAKLQWKVDWAMRWVALGVDYEMAGKDLIDSVVQSSKITRVLGGRPPEGFNYEMFLDEKGEKISKSKGNGLSIDDWLTYGPEESLAFYIYREPKKAKTLHMGVIPRAVDDYWQFRGNYAGQELKERLGNPVHHIHDGKLPTGELPVTFGLLLNLVSVMGDATKEQVWGYLGNYVKDADAARYPELDRLIDRALAYGRDFVTPTLKRRKPDGVEIAALERLDADLAALPEGASAEEIQNIVYEIGKTGGFETLRDWFKALYETLLGAEQGPRMGSFIALYGIANTRKLIAEALARG, encoded by the coding sequence ATGGAATCCAAGGCCTGGCCTTATGAAGAGGCGCGCAAGCTGCTCAAACGCTATCCGGATGGCAAGACAAACGGCCCGGTGCTGTTCGAAACCGGCTATGGTCCGTCGGGCCTGCCGCATATCGGCACCTTCAACGAAGTGCTGCGCACGACGATGGTGCGCAACGCCTTCCACGCGCTGTCCGACACGCCGACCAAGCTGATCGCCTTTTCCGACGATATGGACGGGCTGCGCAAAGTGCCGGACAATGTCCCCAACAAGGATATGCTGGCGCAGTATCTCGGCAAGCCGCTGACCCGCATCCCCGATCCGTTCGGCACCCACGACAGCTTTGCCGCCCACAACAACGCGATGTTGCGCGATTTTCTCGACCGCTACGGCTTTGAGTATGAGTTCGCTTCGTCGACCGACTATTACACCAATGGCCGTTTCGACGACGCGCTGAAGTCGGTGCTTCGCCATTACCAGGCGATCCTCGACGTGATGCTGCCGACCTTGCGGGCGGATCGCCAGGCGACCTATTCACCGGTGCTGCCGATCAGCCCGAAGAGCGGGATCGTGCTGCAGGTGCCGGTCGAGGTGATCGATACCGATGCCGGCACGATCGCGTTCATGGACGAAGGCGAGCGAATCGAGCAGTCGATCCTGGGCGGCAAGGCCAAGCTGCAATGGAAGGTCGACTGGGCGATGCGATGGGTCGCGCTGGGCGTCGATTACGAGATGGCCGGCAAGGACCTGATCGATTCGGTGGTGCAATCGTCGAAGATCACGCGTGTGCTCGGCGGCCGCCCGCCTGAGGGCTTCAACTACGAGATGTTCCTCGACGAAAAGGGCGAGAAAATCTCCAAGTCCAAGGGCAACGGGCTCAGCATCGACGATTGGCTGACCTATGGCCCGGAGGAGAGCCTCGCCTTCTACATCTATCGCGAGCCGAAAAAGGCCAAGACGCTGCACATGGGCGTGATACCGCGCGCGGTGGACGATTATTGGCAGTTCCGCGGCAATTATGCCGGCCAGGAACTGAAGGAGCGGCTCGGCAACCCGGTGCATCACATCCATGACGGCAAGTTGCCGACGGGCGAATTGCCGGTGACCTTCGGACTGCTGCTCAATTTGGTCAGCGTGATGGGCGATGCGACCAAGGAACAGGTCTGGGGCTATCTCGGCAATTATGTGAAGGATGCCGATGCAGCCCGCTATCCCGAGCTTGACCGGCTGATCGACCGCGCGCTTGCCTATGGCCGCGACTTCGTCACCCCGACCTTGAAACGCCGCAAGCCCGATGGTGTCGAGATCGCCGCGCTCGAGCGACTGGATGCCGATCTCGCCGCACTGCCCGAAGGCGCGAGCGCGGAGGAGATCCAGAACATCGTCTATGAGATCGGCAAGACCGGCGGATTCGAGACTCTGCGCGACTGGTTCAAGGCGCTGTACGAAACCCTGCTTGGTGCGGAGCAGGGCCCGCGCATGGGCAGCTTCATCGCGCTTTACGGCATCGCCAATACGCGCAAGCTGATCGCTGAGGCATTGGCGCGCGGATGA
- a CDS encoding ATP-dependent DNA helicase — protein MAASLPYPALHASHSGIWIATADGTRQVGRGEAIRIAADTPVIVLNAVLAGQRLGYADLSGLDLLELFAFLCPARFMVPTPRGLARVTGLEVPVRDDEIAAFLLRATEAMLAIPKGDWPEREGAWTSAQSLARLRWPWAPVVAEHIKMPEQHERWLFSRLPEWSEGAPRPAPRTISIDAAETQERLTRLTGSAAEQRPGQRAYAEAAIEAFEPRMVRDAPNMVLAEAGTGIGKTLGYLAPASLWAEKAGGAVWVSTFTKALQRQLAHETVRLYPQAEVRKAKVVTRKGRENYVCLLNLEDALQGGFAGRAAVLAQLVARWAGYSADGDMVGGDLPGWLPTLFRRNGPTALTDRRGECVYAGCPHYRKCFIERAARSSAEADIVIANHALVMVNAARGRETTSRPTRYVFDEGHHIFDAADAMFSTALTGQETIELRRWVVGPESGSRGRRRGLAARLSDVASYDEQGARAISDAVTAAQGLAADGWLQRLGEGAPFGPIETLLAAVRGLTYARAETEGDAGYGLETELAEPDAALIEAAGPAAHALDALVRPLVALGRRLEAVLAEAPDWLDGQARARVEGAVASLGWRAETVAAWLSLLARIGGPASPDFVDWLAVDRIEGRDYDIGLHRHWLDPSKPFAETVLKQAHGALVTSATLRGGGDWEVAEARTGAHHLIKPAARFEAVSPFDYASQAEVLIVTDVKRGDTGALANAYARLMSAAGGGTLGLFTAIRRLRAVHARIADRLARDGLSLLAQHVDPIDTGTLVDIFRDDASASLLGTDALRDGVDVPGRSLRLVVMEGVPWPKPTVLHAARRLAGGGSAYDDRIVRARLAQAFGRLIRRADDHGAFVLLSAAMPSRLLAAFPPGVPIARVTLDEAVARVSRLPSVIENGHEARDDTGGDTSGGGDEGLEMRPAP, from the coding sequence ATGGCCGCGTCTTTGCCCTATCCCGCCCTCCACGCAAGCCATAGCGGCATCTGGATCGCCACGGCCGATGGCACGCGCCAGGTCGGGCGCGGCGAAGCGATCCGCATTGCCGCCGATACGCCGGTGATCGTGCTCAACGCCGTGCTGGCCGGACAGCGGCTCGGCTATGCCGATCTGTCGGGGCTCGACCTGCTCGAATTGTTCGCGTTCCTGTGCCCGGCGCGCTTCATGGTGCCGACGCCGCGCGGGCTGGCGCGAGTCACCGGGCTCGAGGTGCCGGTGCGCGACGACGAGATCGCGGCGTTCCTGCTCCGCGCAACCGAAGCGATGCTGGCGATCCCCAAGGGCGACTGGCCCGAACGCGAGGGCGCCTGGACCAGCGCGCAATCGCTTGCCCGGCTGCGCTGGCCCTGGGCGCCGGTGGTCGCCGAGCATATCAAAATGCCCGAGCAGCATGAGCGTTGGCTGTTCTCGCGCCTGCCCGAATGGTCGGAAGGCGCGCCGCGGCCCGCGCCGCGCACCATTTCGATCGATGCGGCGGAGACGCAGGAGCGGCTGACGCGCCTGACCGGCAGCGCCGCCGAACAGCGCCCCGGCCAGCGCGCCTATGCCGAAGCGGCGATCGAGGCGTTCGAACCGCGCATGGTGCGCGACGCGCCGAACATGGTGCTGGCCGAGGCAGGAACCGGGATCGGCAAGACGCTCGGCTATCTCGCGCCGGCCTCGCTCTGGGCGGAAAAGGCCGGCGGCGCGGTGTGGGTATCGACCTTCACCAAGGCGCTGCAACGGCAATTGGCGCATGAAACGGTGCGGCTCTACCCGCAGGCAGAAGTGCGCAAGGCCAAGGTCGTGACGCGCAAGGGCCGGGAGAATTATGTCTGCCTGCTCAACCTGGAGGATGCGCTGCAGGGCGGGTTCGCGGGGCGGGCAGCAGTACTGGCGCAGCTGGTCGCGCGCTGGGCCGGGTACAGCGCGGATGGCGATATGGTCGGTGGCGACTTGCCCGGCTGGCTGCCGACCCTGTTCCGGCGCAACGGGCCGACCGCATTGACCGACCGGCGCGGCGAGTGCGTCTATGCCGGTTGCCCGCATTACCGGAAGTGCTTCATCGAGCGCGCCGCGCGGAGCAGTGCGGAAGCCGATATCGTCATCGCCAACCATGCGCTGGTGATGGTCAATGCCGCGCGCGGCCGCGAAACGACGAGCCGCCCGACCCGCTACGTGTTCGACGAAGGACATCACATCTTCGACGCGGCCGACGCGATGTTCTCGACCGCGCTGACCGGCCAGGAGACGATCGAGCTGCGCCGCTGGGTGGTCGGGCCCGAATCGGGCAGCCGCGGACGCCGTCGCGGCCTTGCCGCGCGGCTGTCGGATGTCGCCAGCTATGACGAGCAGGGCGCGCGGGCGATCAGCGATGCAGTGACCGCCGCGCAGGGCCTTGCCGCGGATGGCTGGCTGCAGCGGCTCGGCGAAGGTGCGCCGTTCGGACCGATCGAGACGTTGCTCGCCGCAGTGCGCGGGCTGACCTATGCGCGCGCCGAGACCGAAGGCGATGCCGGCTATGGCCTGGAGACCGAGCTTGCCGAACCCGATGCCGCGCTGATCGAGGCTGCAGGGCCCGCCGCACATGCGCTCGATGCACTGGTCAGGCCGCTGGTCGCGCTTGGGCGACGGCTCGAAGCGGTGCTCGCCGAGGCACCCGACTGGCTCGACGGCCAGGCCCGAGCGCGGGTCGAAGGGGCAGTTGCCTCGCTCGGCTGGCGCGCCGAGACGGTCGCGGCATGGCTGTCGCTGCTCGCGCGGATCGGCGGCCCCGCCAGCCCGGATTTCGTCGACTGGCTCGCGGTCGACCGGATCGAGGGGCGCGATTACGATATCGGTCTGCACCGCCACTGGCTCGATCCAAGCAAGCCGTTCGCCGAGACGGTGCTGAAACAGGCACATGGCGCGCTGGTGACCTCGGCGACATTGCGCGGTGGCGGCGACTGGGAAGTCGCCGAGGCGCGGACCGGCGCGCATCACCTGATCAAGCCTGCCGCCCGGTTCGAGGCGGTCAGCCCGTTCGATTATGCATCCCAGGCCGAAGTGCTTATCGTCACCGATGTGAAGCGCGGCGATACCGGCGCGCTGGCCAATGCCTATGCACGACTGATGTCAGCGGCGGGCGGCGGTACATTGGGCCTGTTCACCGCGATCCGGCGCTTGCGCGCGGTGCATGCGCGGATCGCCGACCGGCTGGCGCGCGACGGGCTGTCGCTGCTCGCACAGCATGTCGACCCGATCGATACCGGCACCCTGGTCGATATCTTCCGCGACGACGCCTCCGCCTCGTTGCTCGGCACCGATGCGCTGCGCGACGGAGTCGATGTGCCGGGCCGGTCGCTGCGGCTGGTGGTGATGGAGGGCGTGCCCTGGCCCAAGCCGACCGTGCTGCATGCCGCGCGGCGGCTGGCCGGCGGCGGCAGCGCCTATGACGACCGGATCGTACGGGCGCGGCTGGCGCAGGCGTTCGGGCGGCTGATTCGGCGCGCCGACGATCATGGCGCGTTCGTGTTGCTGTCCGCTGCGATGCCGTCACGGCTGCTCGCCGCCTTTCCGCCCGGCGTGCCGATCGCCCGCGTGACCCTCGACGAAGCCGTCGCACGCGTCTCGCGTCTTCCTTCCGTCATCGAAAATGGGCATGAGGCCCGCGACGACACCGGCGGGGACACCAGCGGTGGCGGGGATGAGGGTTTGGAGATGCGACCGGCGCCATGA
- a CDS encoding SixA phosphatase family protein, with protein MKTLTLLRHAKSGWDDPVARDFDRPLNSKGKRAAAMVGRHMKSLGLTFDHVVASPAVRVAETLDEVAVGYGEALAPAWDRRIYLASAVTLLDVIHDLPEMADHVLFAGHNPGLEDLVLMLVPDTLAEPLRDDVEQKYPTATIAELRFESGTWSDVAAGTARLTRFIRPRDLDPALGPDD; from the coding sequence ATGAAGACACTGACGCTGCTCCGCCACGCCAAATCGGGCTGGGACGACCCCGTCGCCCGCGACTTTGATCGTCCCCTCAACAGCAAGGGCAAACGCGCCGCCGCGATGGTCGGGCGGCACATGAAATCGCTTGGCCTGACTTTCGATCATGTCGTCGCATCGCCCGCCGTCCGCGTGGCCGAGACGCTCGACGAAGTGGCGGTCGGCTATGGCGAAGCGCTAGCCCCCGCCTGGGATCGGCGCATCTACCTCGCCTCGGCAGTGACCTTGCTCGACGTGATTCACGACCTGCCCGAAATGGCCGACCATGTCCTGTTCGCCGGCCATAATCCGGGGCTTGAGGATCTCGTGCTGATGCTCGTCCCCGACACGCTGGCCGAGCCGCTGCGCGACGATGTCGAGCAGAAATACCCGACTGCGACGATCGCCGAGCTGCGCTTCGAATCCGGCACCTGGTCCGATGTCGCGGCGGGCACGGCGCGGCTCACCCGGTTCATCCGGCCACGCGACCTCGACCCGGCGCTGGGTCCCGACGACTGA
- a CDS encoding YceD family protein: protein MSAPEFSRPERIDTFGAGERSISIAANDAERTALAARFGLLAIERLQGEFKVRSEAAGIVARGHISAAVVQACSVTDDPIPATVEEDVALRFVADGAVDEEEIELSEDALDTMFYAGSAIDLGEAAAETMALALDPFPRGPNAAAALRAAGVISEDEVKPLGALAGLKGLLEKRTDRRFNPVFIQGTTMPDGT from the coding sequence ATGAGCGCGCCTGAATTCTCCCGTCCCGAACGAATCGATACCTTCGGTGCCGGCGAACGCAGCATATCCATCGCCGCGAACGACGCGGAACGCACCGCGCTTGCTGCGCGCTTCGGTCTGCTTGCGATCGAACGGCTCCAGGGCGAGTTCAAGGTGCGAAGCGAAGCGGCGGGTATCGTTGCGCGCGGCCATATCTCGGCCGCGGTGGTGCAGGCCTGTTCGGTAACCGACGATCCCATTCCCGCCACGGTCGAGGAGGATGTCGCGCTGCGCTTCGTCGCCGATGGCGCGGTCGATGAGGAGGAAATCGAGCTGTCCGAGGATGCGCTCGACACCATGTTCTATGCCGGATCGGCGATCGACCTCGGTGAAGCGGCGGCGGAAACCATGGCGCTGGCGCTCGATCCCTTCCCGCGCGGACCAAATGCCGCTGCGGCCTTGCGCGCCGCTGGCGTAATCAGCGAGGATGAAGTCAAGCCGCTCGGCGCGCTGGCCGGGCTGAAGGGCTTGCTCGAAAAAAGGACTGACCGGCGATTCAATCCGGTCTTCATTCAGGGAACAACGATGCCGGACGGAACCTGA
- a CDS encoding ubiquinol-cytochrome C chaperone family protein has product MFGGRTESALPLYNAVVTRARAPHWYLDGQVPDTVDGRFDMVAAILSFVVLRLEKDPAGAATSALLTEHFVDDMDGQLRELGIGDVVVGKHIGKMMSMLGGRIGAYRDGMAAGDLAPALLRNLYRGEDPGASALGHARDALVGFDTALTALPLESVIAGQLP; this is encoded by the coding sequence ATGTTCGGGGGCCGGACCGAAAGCGCGCTGCCGCTCTATAATGCGGTCGTGACGCGGGCACGGGCGCCGCATTGGTATCTCGACGGACAGGTGCCCGACACGGTCGATGGCCGCTTCGACATGGTCGCGGCGATCCTGTCGTTCGTGGTGCTACGGCTCGAAAAGGATCCTGCGGGTGCCGCGACCAGTGCGCTGCTGACCGAGCATTTCGTCGATGATATGGACGGCCAGCTGCGCGAACTGGGCATTGGCGACGTCGTGGTCGGCAAGCATATCGGCAAGATGATGAGCATGCTGGGCGGGCGAATCGGCGCCTATCGCGACGGAATGGCGGCGGGCGACCTGGCACCGGCGCTGCTGCGCAACCTGTATCGCGGCGAGGATCCCGGCGCATCCGCGCTCGGCCATGCGCGCGACGCGCTGGTCGGGTTCGATACGGCACTCACCGCGCTGCCGCTCGAATCTGTGATCGCGGGGCAATTGCCATGA
- a CDS encoding outer membrane protein assembly factor BamE — MSVTAARFTKGRLMMGAALGLATLAAGACTPLRAHQGYIIDADLVNSVQPGVDNRNSVLQTLGKPSFTSQFNQGDWYYVARDTRNFAYNNPKVTSQITLRVMFDQNGTVTGVSRGGVEQIASISPSGEKTPTLGRKRGLFDELFGNIGTVGAIGGPPGGGGDRDQP, encoded by the coding sequence ATGAGCGTCACCGCAGCCCGATTCACGAAGGGCCGATTGATGATGGGTGCCGCCCTTGGCCTCGCAACCCTGGCGGCCGGCGCCTGCACGCCGCTCCGTGCGCATCAGGGCTATATCATCGATGCCGATCTGGTGAATTCGGTTCAGCCCGGGGTCGATAACCGCAATTCGGTGCTGCAGACGCTGGGCAAACCCAGCTTCACCAGCCAGTTCAACCAGGGCGACTGGTATTATGTCGCGCGCGACACGCGCAATTTCGCCTATAATAACCCCAAGGTCACCTCGCAGATCACGCTCCGCGTGATGTTCGACCAGAACGGGACCGTTACGGGCGTGAGCCGGGGCGGAGTCGAGCAGATCGCCTCGATCAGTCCTTCGGGCGAAAAGACGCCGACTCTGGGCCGCAAGCGCGGCCTGTTCGACGAGCTGTTCGGCAATATCGGCACCGTCGGCGCGATCGGTGGACCGCCGGGCGGTGGTGGCGATCGCGACCAGCCGTAA